The DNA segment CTTTTGCGCGATCGAACGGAAGCCGGCGCCGATTTCCACGCCCTTGACGGCATTGATGCCCATCATGGCGTAGGCAATTTCCGCATCCAGCTTGTCGTAGATAGGTTCGCCCAGGCCGACCGGGACGTTTTGCGCCACCACGTCGATGCGCGCGCCGCAGGAGTCGCCGGCACCACGCAAGTCATCCATGTATTGCTCCAGCTGCGGGAGGATAGTGGCATTGGCGGCAAAGAAAGGATTGGCCGGCACATGCTCCCAGGATTCGAAGGGGATGGCGATCTCGCCCAGCTGGCTCATGCAACCCCGAAAGGTGGTGCCGTACTGCTGATGCAGCCACTTGCGGGCGATGGCGGCCGCTGCCACCACGGGCGCCGTCAGTCGCGCCGAAGAACGGCCACCGCCGCGCGGATCGCGGATGCCATACTTGTGCCAGTAGACGTAGTCGGCATGGCCCGGGCGGAACGTATCGAGGATATTGCCGTAATCCTTGCTGCGCTGGTCTTCATTGCGAATCAGGAGCGCAATCGGCGTGCCGGTGGTCTTGCCTTCGTAGACGCCCGAGAGGATTTCCACCTGGTCCGGCTCCTGGCGCTGCGTGACGTGGCGCGAGGTACCTGGCTTGCGGCGGTCCAGTTCAGGCTGGATATCGGCCTCCGACAGTTCCAGGCCGGGCGGACAACCATCCACCACGCAACCGATGGCCTTGCCATGGGATTCACCAAACGTCGTTACGGTAAACAGGGTGCCGAAAGTATTGCCAGCCATGATGGAAAGTAGAAGTGAGCGAAAGCAGACATTCTACCAGCGCCGGCAATGAAAAAGCCGTTCGCCGCAACTGACTGCGGCGAACGGCCCGGTCCGGCGAAAATGCAGCTTCTTACTTGCCGCTTATTCGTCGCCTTCGGCAGGCCAGTCGCGGATATACGCCTTCAGCATCTTGTTTTCAAAGCTCTGGGCTTCCAGCACGGCGCGCGCCACATCGTAGAACGAGATCACGCCATGCACGGTCTTGGCATCCATGATCGGCACATAGCGCGCATGCTTTTCGAGCATGATGCGGCGCAC comes from the Janthinobacterium sp. 17J80-10 genome and includes:
- the aroC gene encoding chorismate synthase; this encodes MAGNTFGTLFTVTTFGESHGKAIGCVVDGCPPGLELSEADIQPELDRRKPGTSRHVTQRQEPDQVEILSGVYEGKTTGTPIALLIRNEDQRSKDYGNILDTFRPGHADYVYWHKYGIRDPRGGGRSSARLTAPVVAAAAIARKWLHQQYGTTFRGCMSQLGEIAIPFESWEHVPANPFFAANATILPQLEQYMDDLRGAGDSCGARIDVVAQNVPVGLGEPIYDKLDAEIAYAMMGINAVKGVEIGAGFRSIAQKGTEHGDALTPEGFVGNNAGGVLGGISTGQDITVSIAIKPTSSIRSPRPSIDRAGNPVTVETFGRHDPCVGIRATPIAEAMLALVLMDHALRNRAQCGDVKVDTPKIAAQAPGK